Below is a genomic region from Neosynechococcus sphagnicola sy1.
AAAGAGCACGGGGTAAGCGCCCCAGCAAGCGAGGTAAACGAGTCTCTACAATCAGTGCAATCAGCCTCAAAACCGTTGTCACTAACGTAAGTATCGTCGGTTCAACCGATGGTTTGACCTTTGAAGCCTTCATTGCTCGCCACCTGGTTCCGAAACTTTGGAAAGGAGCTTGTGTGATTATGGATAACTACTCGATACACAACCATGACACGATCAGAAAGCTGATTGAGGACGTGGGTGCTAAGTTGATTTATTTACCTCCCTATTCTCCAGACTTTTCACCGATAGAAAATTGCTTCTCAAAGATTAAAAATATTTTGCGGACGATTGGGGCACGCAGCTATCCCGATCTCGCTAATGCCATTGAAGACGCTTTTTCTCAAGTATCTTTGGAAAACCTCAAAAATTGGTTCACTCACTGTTGCTACTACGCCTCACAAGAGTGAAAAATGCTATATTTCATTTGATCTTTTTGCTTGTAAGTCAAATCGGATTGCTATAGTTACACTGTACATTTGACCAATGCCAAATTCAGATCGATTGCCAGACCATCAGATTTTGAATTTAGAATTGCTGCTTGATGAGATTTGAACTGGCGAAGTATTACTTCAATTGGGTGTAGTCAGGACCACAGTCACTTGTACTATTTGGAAAATTATATCCTACTGTAGCGGTATTACCTTGACAAATAATTTGAGAATATTGACCATTTGTAGCACTAATCTGACCACTATATGGGCGAGTTCCGTTAGTAGCACTGTTTGTGTCCGAGGCACTAACATAGCCATCGTCATTACCCGAGGGAAGATGGTAGGCTTGTATTAAGTAAAAGTAATATTGATGTGGGAGAGAAATTCCCAATAAGTTTTGAGCTATGGCATTATTACCACTACCATCAGCCATTAGCTTGTGCTCGAAGTGATAGGCTTGTTGAGCACGATTAACCGTGCCAACGGCGTTTTTACCTTCAGATTCCCGCGCTTTACCAACTTGAGCCAGCAGGTTAGGCAAGGCAATAGCAGCCAGTACACCGATAATAATAACAACAACCAGTAGCTCAATTAGAGTAAAACCGTCTGAATTCTCTGTTCTAAATTCTCTCCTCTGAATTCTCTCTTCTGAAAACAGGTATTGTAGAAACTTTAATTTGATTTCAGTCTTCATGATCACACATTCTACTTATCAAAAATAGCAAAACTTGAATTTTTTATATCATAGTAATTCTTGGTGCTAAAGGTTAATCGTTAAAGTTCAACACCACTTCATAAATTAAGGATGAATTTTAATATCGTGTGAAGTGGCTGATTTTCCGGTAGATCACGAGTACTCATGGAACATCAATTTTGACCTTCACGGAATCACAGCCCTCCGAAAGGCTTCCAGGACATCAACAAACCCCTGTAATAGCTAAGAACCCTACGGGCGAAGAACCCCGATTAATCCGAAAACCTTTTCTGTGAATCAGGGAAGCCAGCGCTCTATTGCGAAGCAATGAGCGTCTTGAGGATGTCTTGAGTATTGCGGCAGCAGCCCCTAAAGTCGATTGCGGGCTTTTAACTGCAAATATTGATCCACCAATTGTTGAGAAATTCGGCTAGCAGGGGCATCTAAAACCAAGACCCCCCGCCGCTTCAGGTCAGCGAAGGCCACCAGCCGCTGCGACAGTAAGTCGAGGGCAACGGCACGGGCGTAGGCAGCGCTCACATCCTGGGTGGGCGTGTGGGCCTGGTGATCAACCTTGGGGTCTCGCAGCGTCACACAAAAAAGGCAGGTAGCGGGGAGTCAGCCGTCCCAGTGCCGCCAGCAGTTCAGCCGAGGCGGTGGCATCAATTAAGTCGGTAATCAAGACCACCAATGCCCGCCGCGTCTGTTGATTGAGGATGGCGGTGACGGCTCCTAAATAATCGGGTTCTAGCATCGTCGGTTGGATGGGGGTCAGCCGCTCCACCAGTTGAGCTAGATGGTGCTGGCCGCGCCCTGGGGGAATCCAGGTATGAATCTGGCGGTCAAAGACCGCGACCCCCACGCGATCGCCCCGATGAATCCCCGCCAGAGCCAGAGACAGGGTGGCATTTAACCCCCAATCAAATCGAGCCAATCCCTGGATCTGTGCCGTCATCAATCGGCCGCGATCGAGCAAGATCAGCAGGGTTTGTTCCTGTTCCGGCTCCAACACCCGGACGAGGGGGCGCGCACGGCGGGCGGTGGCTTTCCAGTCAATCAGGCGGGGATCATCTCCCGTGGCATATTCCCGCAGTTCGGCAAATTCGGTGCCCATGCCCAAGCGTCGCAACTGTCTCACCGCTCCGGTGGATTGTAAGGCGAGACGAATGGACAGCGATCGCAATCCTAGTAGATCGGGATAAACCGCTACGGTTTGGGGTTGGGAGATTTTCCAGTCCTGCCATGCCAAACCCCAGGGACTGCGTTGCCGTACCTGAATGTCTCCCCAATTGAATGACCCCCGTTGGGTGGGATGAATGGTATAGCTGAGTTCCTGGCGATCGCCGGCGGTGAGGGTGGTACACAGGATTGGGGTGGAAACGGCAAAGTCTGGGGGGTAGGCATCCCGGATCTGAATCGTTGACGGGTATCGGGATTCCACCACGATCACCACGGGATTATCCCGGCCAATCGACAGCCGTGCTAGAGGTTCTCGCCGCACCTTCACCCGCCGGGACTGGACTTGGTGGTGATCCCAAATAGTGATCCCCGCTAGGAAAGCATCCCACAACCCCAGAAGCAGGCCAGCGATCACGAGTTGGGGCAGTCCGGGTTCCAGGGTGGCAAACACCGTGGCGATCGACATTCCCAAGAGCAATAAACCATAGACCCTGGATGTCGGTATCATCGGGGCACGGGGACTTGCTTCAGCAAATTGCTGATCACCGTATCCATCCGCAGACCATCCAGTTGGGCTTCGGGTCGCAGGATCAATCGATGGCGCAGGAGGGGTTGGGCGATCGCCTTGACATCATCTGGGGTGACAAAATCCCGACCCGATATCCAGGCTTGGGCTTTACTTGCCTGCAACCAAGCCACCGCCGAGCGCGGAGAAGCTCCGAGGGTTAAATCTGGGTATTGGCGAGTACGTTGAACCAGAGCCAACAGGTAGTCCAAAATTGGTTCCGAGAGTTGCACGGCACGGACAACTTGACGCGCCTCCAAGATATCCATCACTGTTGCCAGGGGCTTGATCTGGGCTAGGTCTTGGCGACGAGATTGAAATCCTGACTGACTGTTCAACAGCATTTGCCGCTCGGCAGCGGCATCGGGGTACTCCACCACTAATTTGAACAGAAACCGATCTAATTGCGCCTCCGGAAGGGGATAGGTGCCTTCAAACTCCAGAGAATTCTGGGTGGCAATCACCCAAAACAGGTCGGACAAGGGCAGACTTTCCCCATCCAGGGTCACCTGTTGTTCTTCCATAGCTTCCAGCAGTGCCGCCTGGGTTTTCCGGGGGGGTGCGATTGATTTCGTCCGCCAGTAAAACCTGGGTAAAAATTGGGCCTTGTTTGAGGCGGAAAGTACTGGTATTCAGATCAAAAATGCTGGTTCCCAAAATATCGGAGGGCAGAATATCGGGGGTCAATTGAATCCGGCGAAAGTCAGCCTGAATTAATTGAGCCAGCACTTTAACCAACAGGGTTTTCCCCGTGCCGGGAACCCCCTCTAAAATCACATGGCCTCCCGTTAGCAGTGCAACCAGCAGTTGTTGGACTAAAATTTTCTGCCCGACGATCGTCTGGCTGAGGGCATCACTCAGTTGCACCAGGGGGTGGCTGTTTGTGGAAGGATTTTTTAGCAAGGGTGGGGGTTGCATTCAAGGCGATCATTGGCAGGGGAGAAGCTAGGGGCACAGTTGCCCTCAGATCGATCCGGTGGGACGTGCCCGTTGCTGGGTTTGCTCCCGGATGGTCTGCCATTTCCCTAACCAGATTAGCAAGTCTTGATCCAGGAGGCGATGACTCGGGGGGCGCAATACCTGTTCTAAGGCAGTCCCAGGATAGCCCGTTTGCTGGCTCCATGCCTTGACCAAGGTGGGAGCGTCGAGGAGGGTGTCTCCTAATCCCAGTTGTTGTTGTAGTTGCAGTTGCTCCGCCTTGCCCACCTGATCGACCACGAACTCACTACACAGAGCCTTTTGCAACACCGTTGCCAGGGCTTGAATGTAGGCAGTACTGTTATCAACCTTGGGGCTGGTCAGCGATCGCGGCAAGCCAAACCGCCGATTCTGGGCCCAAATTAGCACCAGTAATAGCAAGATCCCTTGCACACCGACAATGAACAATGGGGTTTGCGCCAGGTAATGCACCCAACTCTTCTGGTGTGCAGCCATCCGAATGGTTTCCGATTTGTAACCGTGGAGGTACTCATCCACCCAACGCTCTCCCCCTCGATCGCTGATCAAGGCCGCGAGAAACTCATAATTATCAAGCTGATCCTGGTAGGCATTGGCGGCCAGGTAAGGGGTGGCAGCATAGATCACACTCCCCCGACCCACCTGTTGCTGCCAGACCACTGCCCCAAAGCGATCGCCCAACAATACTGCAGTAACTTCGGGTTCTAGTTGTTGTAATTTGCCTAAACGACGCCGGGTCTCAATCAATACTGGCCCAACGGGGCTTGACTGCTGAGTTCTAAACGGTGCATCCTGCACCGGCACCGAGACACCCAAAATCATCAAGGTATTGCCCTTCTCCACCCACAAAGCCTCCTCGGAGGATATCTGCGGTGCTTCTAAGCGAGGATACACCCTTAACAGGGTATTGCCCGTCGGCGGGGGGATGGGATCTGGGGTGACTGCCTCAGAAGAGACTGATTGCAGTGCCGGAGTGTTCAGCTGCGGGGCACGAAAGTTTTGGAAGGGCTGCCGCCAGCGTTGCAGCGGCGTGCCGCGCTCAGCCATCCACTCATACCAGGCTCCATAGCCATCCGGGGTGCGGCTGTAGGTAGACCCCCGACGGCGATCGCTGTTTTGGGGGGCAACTAACAACGTCAGCAGTAACAAGGTCACGAGCACCCCTGCGAGGAGGTATTGTTGGCGTTTCGTCATCCCGCCTCCTGTCGTGGGGAGGTCGGCAGTTGCAGCTGTTGATAAGCTTGCCAGCAACCGTCATACTCCTGACGAGAGATCGGGTCAGGGCTAAAATGCGATCGCTCATGGGTTTGAATCAGGGTCTGCAATGGCTGGATGTGGGGCAGCACCGCAGTCATGTAAAGAGCCTCCACCAGTTGCAGATACTCTCCATCGGTGCGACTGGCTTGGTGGGGAATCAGATGAGTTTCATGGAGTTGCTGGAGGGTGGCTAGGTACAGGGCACGACAGGCTTCCCGGTAGTTGCCCTGCCGATAGAATGCCTGGGCCGCCTGTAGCCAGCTTGCAGGTCTGCGCGGGGGGAGGGTTGGTGGGGGAGGCGATTCTGGGTTCGCTGTTGCCGCCCTTGAACCAGTTGGGGCATCAAGATTTCCAGGAGTTTCTGCCCTAGCCAAACCAAGAACACCCCTAGAATCACCAGCATCAACCAGAACAAAGCGTTTTGGCACCAGATGGGAATGGAGAGTTGGGGGAGATCCGGCACCCTGGAGAGCAGCTGAGTGAGCTTAAGCGCCACCCATTCTTCAGTCTGCTGTCCCCACTGATGCAATTGCCAGCCAAGATTGGTCTTTTCGTAGGCATCCACTGCCATAACTAAGCTATCCCCGATGCATCTCAGAAGGTTTTAACAATTGGTTTCTCTGGCCAGAGAGGCGATGGTCAAAGACTACTCTCCGAGCATCGCTGAATAGGGTCGCCTGTTTGCGTCCCCATGAATCTATTGGGTCTGCATCCAAGATACACACTGCTGCATCTGTTGTTTCATCGTGGGGCGATCGCTGTGATACCGCCGACCATGTCCTGGTAACACCCATTCAAATTCATAGGTTGCCAACCGCTGCATGGACTGAATTTGTTCCGTCCAGGAATACCAACACGCCCTGCGAAATCCAATTAACTGCTGGAGTTCCTCAGACCAAGCCAGGTGATCCCCGGTGAACAAAAAAGTCTGATCATAGAGCAGCACGGTGTGCCCTTTGGTGTGCCCCGGCATCACCAGAATCAGTAAGTCAGGGTCTAGCTGCACAGGCTCTGATCCGGTGAGCTGGATTTCAAACCCCCTGGGTGCCAGCGTTGATCTCGTCTTGATGCAAAATGCGATCGCAGCCAAAATGCTGATGAAACTTTTCATGATCCGCCACATCATCCCGGTGGGTTAAGTAGAGGTAGCGGATGCCTCCCAGGGCTTCCAGACGCTTGACTAAGGGGGCGGCAAACCGAGGGGAATCGATCAGCACACTTCCCTCCGGTCGCTGAATCAAATAGCTGGCAGCCCCATAGGAATTTTCGGCATGGTAACCACAGTGAAAGATATTTGCGGCAACGGAGATGGGGAAACTCTCGTGAGCCAGTTTGATATCCGTGGGTTTAGCAACGGTGCCAATGGAGGCGGTGGGACAGGCTAGGAGTGCCTGCATCGCCCGTAATCGCTCGGTGTCCTGGGTGGGTTGGTGATAGACCGCCGATTGATCCCCAGCCTGGTGGAAGACCTCGGGAGCCATCCAGCGGCAGGTATCACAGTCAATACAGCTGTGATCGACAAAGAAATCACCGCCGACATTTTCCGGGCGGCGTTGTTGCAATTGCGCCATGGGTTGCTCCTATCGGGCAAAACTAAGCAGCGTCGGAAGACGTTGATACTTAAATCATACTCATGATGGCTATGACTTACTGAGGGGATGAGTCCTGTAGGATTGGGATCGGAGTTCGCCCTGGTTTTCATGGACTGACGGTAGCATGG
It encodes:
- a CDS encoding transposase, with protein sequence RARGKRPSKRGKRVSTISAISLKTVVTNVSIVGSTDGLTFEAFIARHLVPKLWKGACVIMDNYSIHNHDTIRKLIEDVGAKLIYLPPYSPDFSPIENCFSKIKNILRTIGARSYPDLANAIEDAFSQVSLENLKNWFTHCCYYASQE
- a CDS encoding type IV pilin-like G/H family protein; protein product: MKTEIKLKFLQYLFSEERIQRREFRTENSDGFTLIELLVVVIIIGVLAAIALPNLLAQVGKARESEGKNAVGTVNRAQQAYHFEHKLMADGSGNNAIAQNLLGISLPHQYYFYLIQAYHLPSGNDDGYVSASDTNSATNGTRPYSGQISATNGQYSQIICQGNTATVGYNFPNSTSDCGPDYTQLK
- a CDS encoding DUF58 domain-containing protein, translated to MIPTSRVYGLLLLGMSIATVFATLEPGLPQLVIAGLLLGLWDAFLAGITIWDHHQVQSRRVKVRREPLARLSIGRDNPVVIVVESRYPSTIQIRDAYPPDFAVSTPILCTTLTAGDRQELSYTIHPTQRGSFNWGDIQVRQRSPWGLAWQDWKISQPQTVAVYPDLLGLRSLSIRLALQSTGAVRQLRRLGMGTEFAELREYATGDDPRLIDWKATARRARPLVRVLEPEQEQTLLILLDRGRLMTAQIQGLARFDWGLNATLSLALAGIHRGDRVGVAVFDRQIHTWIPPGRGQHHLAQLVERLTPIQPTMLEPDYLGAVTAILNQQTRRALVVLITDLIDATASAELLAALGRLTPRYLPFLCDAARPQG
- a CDS encoding AAA family ATPase codes for the protein MEEQQVTLDGESLPLSDLFWVIATQNSLEFEGTYPLPEAQLDRFLFKLVVEYPDAAAERQMLLNSQSGFQSRRQDLAQIKPLATVMDILEARQVVRAVQLSEPILDYLLALVQRTRQYPDLTLGASPRSAVAWLQASKAQAWISGRDFVTPDDVKAIAQPLLRHRLILRPEAQLDGLRMDTVISNLLKQVPVPR
- a CDS encoding AAA family ATPase — its product is MQPPPLLKNPSTNSHPLVQLSDALSQTIVGQKILVQQLLVALLTGGHVILEGVPGTGKTLLVKVLAQLIQADFRRIQLTPDILPSDILGTSIFDLNTSTFRLKQGPIFTQVLLADEINRTPPENPGGTAGSYGRTTGDPGWGKSALVRPVLGDCHPEFSGV
- a CDS encoding DUF4350 domain-containing protein, which gives rise to MTKRQQYLLAGVLVTLLLLTLLVAPQNSDRRRGSTYSRTPDGYGAWYEWMAERGTPLQRWRQPFQNFRAPQLNTPALQSVSSEAVTPDPIPPPTGNTLLRVYPRLEAPQISSEEALWVEKGNTLMILGVSVPVQDAPFRTQQSSPVGPVLIETRRRLGKLQQLEPEVTAVLLGDRFGAVVWQQQVGRGSVIYAATPYLAANAYQDQLDNYEFLAALISDRGGERWVDEYLHGYKSETIRMAAHQKSWVHYLAQTPLFIVGVQGILLLLVLIWAQNRRFGLPRSLTSPKVDNSTAYIQALATVLQKALCSEFVVDQVGKAEQLQLQQQLGLGDTLLDAPTLVKAWSQQTGYPGTALEQVLRPPSHRLLDQDLLIWLGKWQTIREQTQQRARPTGSI
- a CDS encoding DUF4129 domain-containing protein, with amino-acid sequence MARAETPGNLDAPTGSRAATANPESPPPPTLPPRRPASWLQAAQAFYRQGNYREACRALYLATLQQLHETHLIPHQASRTDGEYLQLVEALYMTAVLPHIQPLQTLIQTHERSHFSPDPISRQEYDGCWQAYQQLQLPTSPRQEAG
- a CDS encoding 4Fe-4S domain-containing protein; translated protein: MAQLQQRRPENVGGDFFVDHSCIDCDTCRWMAPEVFHQAGDQSAVYHQPTQDTERLRAMQALLACPTASIGTVAKPTDIKLAHESFPISVAANIFHCGYHAENSYGAASYLIQRPEGSVLIDSPRFAAPLVKRLEALGGIRYLYLTHRDDVADHEKFHQHFGCDRILHQDEINAGTQGV